From a region of the Dictyostelium discoideum AX4 chromosome 2 chromosome, whole genome shotgun sequence genome:
- a CDS encoding SUR2-type hydroxylase/desaturase catalytic region-containing protein, with protein sequence MVEFTLLEDDVYFHDYIADFIPLFVLSILLEFVINVFFKKKKNYHSLSDSLSSMGTGISTVVLERIVPYTILSSIEFVGAVYIYKHYRFFDVSESSILAWIICLLAVDFVYYWFHRFAHEINFMWATHVTHHSSDKYNLTTALRQSIFQMYFSWVLFLPIGFFIPPGIYVFHKQFNTINQFWIHTQLIGKLAWPIEFIMNTPSHHRVHHGRNPKYLDKNYAGTLIIWDRLFGTFQEEDTITNTTTTTTNTTGENNNNNNNNNNNNNNNNNNNNENQRVFYGLVHQFESSDPTWSQVHHWFEIYEKQKQYNSVKEKLKSIFYGPGWKKGDTNRMGDLSSIPIPTEKDDQLRIKASLSTSLNIYLFIHYFLASFLALSLRSLFEDKIGSANVTCSFIFVYFGLTSFGAIFDRKWYAMILEHFRLWSFILYTLYLESTNPIISQQFQIISLLRYIYFVSSLFLILKKLSPLSILSNYLKSSKKLLNNKLD encoded by the exons atg gTAGAATTTACATTATTAGAAGATGATGTTTATTTCCATGATTATATAGCAGATTTCATTcctttatttgtattatcaattttactGGAATTTGTTAtaaatgtattttttaaaaagaaaaagaattatcacTCATTAAGTGATTCATTAAGTAGTATGGGTACAGGTATATCAACAGTAGTTTTAGAAAGAATTGTACCATATAcaattttatcatcaattgaatttgtagGTGCcgtatatatttataaacatTATAGATTTTTCGATGTTTCCGAATCTTCAATATTAGCCTGGATAATTTGTTTACTAgctgttgattttgtttattatt ggtttcATAGATTTGCacatgaaattaattttatgtgGGCAACACATGTTACACATCATTCAAgtgataaatataatttaacaaCAGCATTAAGACAAAGTATATTTCAAATGTATTTCTCATGggtattatttttaccaattGGATTTTTCATACCACCAGGTATTTATGTATTTCATAAACAATTCAAtacaatcaatcaattttgGATTCATACACAATTGATTGGTAAATTAGCATGgccaattgaatttataatgaaTACACCATCACATCATAGAGTTCATCATGGACGTAATCCAAAATATTTAGATAAAAACTATGCTGGTACATTAATAATTTGGGATAGATTATTTGGAACATTCCAAGAGGAAGATACtatcaccaacaccaccaccaccaccaccaacaccactggtgaaaataataataataataataataataataataataataataataataataataataataatgaaaatcaacGTGTTTTCTATGGGTTAGTACACCAATTTGAATCAAGTGATCCAACATGGTCACAAGTTCATCATTGGTTTGAAATttatgaaaaacaaaaacaatataaCTCGGTTAAAGAGAAATTGAAATCAATTTTCTATGGGCCAGGTTGGAAAAAAGGTGATACCAATAGAATGGGTGATTTATCAAGTATTCCAATACCAACTGAAAAAGATGACCAATTACGAATTAAAgcatcattatcaacatcattaaatatttatttgtttattcattattttttagcATCATTTTTAGCATTGTCATTACGTTCACTATTTGAGGATAAAATTGGATCTGCAAATGTAACTTGTTCTTTTATTTTCGTATATTTCGGTTTAACTTCATTTGGTGCAATCTTTGATAGAAAATGGTATGCAATGATATTAGAACATTTTAGATTATGGTCTTTCATTCTATACACTCTGTACTTAGAATCAACCAATCCAATCATAtctcaacaatttcaaatcatCTCACTATTAAGATACATTTATTTCGtatcttcattatttttaattttaaagaaattatcacCTTTATCAATTctatcaaattatttaaaatcttcaaagaaattattaaataataaattagatTAG
- a CDS encoding SNF7 family protein: MNNDKEINSEKSKRAINHFSNKKEIKNSDRRGILFSKLPSQQLNPDRYDNLMTFWNNSLIDISKSCNILIFTPKLLSTYFTVENVSPIYLPLILNEMIKTKFIVKYEEYIKDYGWSKWVWTKMVVQPFQYYTGLSTPNTETEKNVKFILPEMIKDKAEQLYQHQLKNMNSTTDNIISYINLEKSIKDWYITREELDLLLLVLFRDSKVLILTNNKIKNINNNNNGEDRIGIKFAFDGEKVQPIQETDFGILKLQTTYETLKQQESKLLTDIEEISNTIKESIRIKQKNHALLQLKKKKLLESILEKRATASTNIHEILFSIESAKSNQQIIESLCTGVSTLKKVNQEISVDQVDSILDDYQDAITNQREIDDAMKSGFNSVESLSSADIDEDQLEKELDQMLQDHLTLEKEEKQKQKQIEKEKQQQQQPPTSQFNPNLPIPLKNEEDELLKELESLSVTSNPLPKQDENKQKTSELI; encoded by the exons atgaataatgataaagaaataaattcagaaaaaagtaaaagagcaataaatcattttagtaataaaaaagagataAAAAATTCCGACAGAAGAGGAATTCTATTTAGTAAATTACCTtcacaacaattaaatcCCGATAgatatgataatttaatgacATTTTGgaataattcattaattgatatttcaaaatcatgtaatattttaattttcactccaaaattattatcaacctATTTTACTGTTGAAAATGTTTCACCAATTTATTTACCTTTAATTTTA aatgaaatgataaaaacaaaatttataGTTAAATATGAAGAATATATTAAAGATTATGGATGGTCAAAATGGGTATGGACAAAGATGGTTGTTCAAccatttcaatattatacAGGATTATCAACACCAAATACAGAGACAGAAAAGAatgttaaatttatattaccaGAGATGATAAAAGATAAAGCGGAACAATTATATCaacatcaattaaagaatatgAATTCAACTACagataatataatttcatatattaatttagagaaatcaattaaagattggTATATTACAAGAGAAGaattagatttattattattagttttatttagAGATTCAAAagtattaattttaacaaataataaaataaagaatattaataataataataatggtgaagaTAGAATAGGTATTAAATTTGCATTTGATGGTGAAAAAGTACAACCAATTCAAGAAACTGATTTTggtatattaaaattacaaactACTTATGAAACTTTGAAACAACAAGAATCGAAATTATTAACTGATATTGAAGAGATATCAAATACAATTAAGGAATCAATACGTATTAAACAAAAGAATCATGCATTattacaattgaaaaagaagaaactaTTGGAATCAATTTTAGAGAAAAGAGCAACTGCATCAACAAATATTCATGAGAttctattttcaattgaatctgCTAAATCCAATCAACAAATCATTGAATCTCTATGTACTGGTGTTTCAACATTAAAGAAAGTGAATCAAGAGATTTCAGTTGACCAAGTTGATAGTATTCTTGATGATTATCAAGATGCAATCACAAATCAAAGAGAAATTGATGATGCTATGAAATCTGGTTTCAATAGTGtagaatcattatcatctgCTGATATCGATGAAGatcaattagaaaaagaattggATCAAATGTTACAAGATCATCTTACacttgaaaaagaagaaaaacaaaaacaaaaacaaattgaaaaagaaaaacaacaacaacaacaaccaccaacCTCACAATTTAATCCAAATTTACCAATtccattaaaaaatgaagaagatgaattattaaaagaattagaaTCATTATCAGTTACATCAAATCCATTACCAAAacaagatgaaaataaacaaaaaacaagtgaattaatttaa
- the trappc3 gene encoding trafficking protein particle complex subunit 3 gives MSKKYDKLGNDVFNKVEKINSELFTLTYGALVTQLIKDYEDIEQVNIKLEQMGYNIGIRLIEEFLAKSGIGRCSDFIETAEVIAKVGFKMFLGVNAHVGDWDANRKEFHLTIEDNPLIDFVELPDQYKHKLYYSNILCGVMRGALEMVQMKVKCTFVKCTLSDDSTSEIKVVLEEVLSDMIPVGYD, from the exons atgagTAAAAAATACGATAAATTAGGAAATGATGTATTCaataaagttgaaaaaatt aATTCAGAATTATTCACATTAACATATGGAGCATTGGTTacacaattaataaaagattatGAAGATATTGAACAagttaatataaaattagaaCAAATGGGATATAATATAGGAATTCGtttaattgaagaatttTTAGCAAAATCAGGTATTGGTAGATGTTCAGATTTTATAGAGACAGCAGAAGTTATTGCAAAAGTTGgttttaaaatgtttttagGTGTAAATGCTCATGTTGGTGATTGGGATGCAAATAGAAAGGAATTCCATTTAACAATTGAAGATAATCCATTGATTGATTTCGTCGAATTACCAGATCAATATAAACATAAACTCTACTATTCAAATATTCTATGTGGTGTAATGAGAGGTGCTTTGGAAATGGTTCAAATGAAAGTTAAATGCACTTTTGTTAAATGTACTTTATCTGATGATTCAACTTCAGAAATTAAAGTAGTTTTAGAAGAAGTTTTATCTGATATGATTCCAGTTGGTTATGATTAA
- the gxcBB gene encoding IQ calmodulin-binding domain-containing protein (pleckstrin homology (PH) domain-containing protein~calponin homology (CH) domain-containing protein) gives MENNNSNNNNNNNLSTLRKSNINGGNSNIVQSCLSFLHRSLSIKKWIEKILGEKLSEDHHDDNDGLLLFGKLMNGVVLCKLMSCLKSNSIPKIHTGESILNFKIRENLCFYIQALEDIGISRHFQFQVPDLLEKKNLLKVLESLEVLADDCTDFEKPIELSDEESLLIQFTDKQLSDTEQILKKLNVTHIKRQSLKKLTSNEPKRFTTSGTTLSHSTGSRLTFGGGSSNSSTGNSNGSSSGGGSSLSHSGGAPHSSSTPSSLSSSSNGGSGLTQSGGGSRTFQTRIVSTPANVKPKAPLSVAQILDKARPFEKRWIKIQAFFRGHLARKAYQKRVRFAAYRHNIVKELLATEQVYIDSLDHVVAHYFNPMREESSKLNIKLDHFGLLISNLEVIINYNKNLLQNIKPKVENWSHSQTIGDIFEQFTLYLKVYTQYVKEYSIFFEAINNLRKSNTKFESFIVEKEYNDNYKSIGTYLILPIQRIPRYTLLLTELLKNTWSDHLDYNNLQLSLKKMQEVALYVNEKKREAENIAKVTEIQNNFIGKFENLAEPHRRFVFEGHLSVIGPGGKESQRVVYLFNDVLISTKPITSGLVKKKVSLKVKESIRMNLVTIKSKSNNNNNNNIENSENNNNNNSNNNIANNNTPTKISSTPKSSSASSLLSNSTPSSPSPSTTNTTTNTPQPTPTPISLSSSMPSQPTKPTTLKPVPPPRSQATFNVTSPTPNPTTTNPTTTNPTTTNPTTTTTTTTNKPTIGVKTSSSSITISSTNKEVVESTKPRSSTTVVNNSTNINIHNQIRQPTPIASVTASSSQERLIIEEKMKKQNQTIELIDTFGTCVLKLLCSSVKEKDQWVSEIKKVYEDLDNKKIINDEAMKRSQERAGLAKAALSQQYATLRVKGRLCDLNTLKTSINQEEDGSNNSNSNNSSINNSPTTSSPIVNSVNGSGSGSGGGGGSEQQDGSTSNTTNTSGEREFNVLRRQTLSARRSQNNATPPPPQSQSTTTANTNTTTTNDSASDHSDTDEKKNEKSHSKTGTGWFSSLRKKKKHPSIQDTFGLDTSPITPSDIKSSTSTTTPPTSTSTSTPPQSNTVILKQDNL, from the exons atggaaaataataattccaataataataataataataatttatcaacattaagaaaatcaaatattaatggtGGTAATTCAAATATAGTTCAAAGttgtttatcatttttacatAGAAGTTTATCAATAAAGAAATGGATTGAAAAGATATTAGGAGAGAAATTAAGTGAGGATCAtcatgatgataatgatggactgttattatttggtaaattaATGAACGGAGTTGTATTATGTAAATTAATGTCATGTTTAAAGAGTAACTCAATTCCAAAGATACACACTGGTGAaagtattttaaattttaaaattagggAAAATCTTTGTTTCTACATTCAAGCATTGGAAGATATTGGTATTAGTAGACATTTTCAATTCCAAGTACCAGATTTACtagagaaaaagaatttactTAAAGTATTGGAATCATTGGAAGTTTTAGCAGATGATTGTACAGACTTTGAAAAACCAATAGAATTATCCGATgaagaatcattattaattcaattcaCTGATAAACAATTATCAGACACTGAACAAAtcttaaagaaattaaatgtaaCTCATATAAAAAGACAATCACTTAAAAAGTTAACTTCAAATGAACCAAAAAGATTCACAACTTCTGGTACAACTTTATCACATTCAACTGGTAGTAGATTAAcatttggtggtggtagttcaAATTCTTCAACTGGCAATAGCAATGGCAGTAGCAGTGGCGGTGGTAGTAGCTTATCTCATTCTGGTGGTGCTCCTCACTCATCCTCAACTCCTTCTTCTTTATCCTCGTCTAGtaatggtggtagtggtcTAACACAAtctggtggtggtagtagaaCATTTCAAACTAGAATTGTGTCAACACCAGCAAATGTTAAACCAAAAGCACCATTATCAGTTGCACAAATTTTGGATAAAGCAAGACCATTTGAAAAGAGATGGATAAAGATTCAAGCATTCTTTAGAGGACATTTAGCAAGAAAAGCATATCAAAAACGTGTTAGATTTGCAGCATACAGACATAACATTGTCAAAGAGTTATTAGCAACTGAACAAGTTTATATAGATAGTTTAGATCATGTAGTGGCACATTATTTCAATCCAATGCGTGAGGAATcctcaaaattaaatattaaactGGATCATTTCGGTTTACTAATTTCAAATCTTGAAGTCATTATCaactataataaaaatctattACAAAATATTAAACCAAAAGTTGAAAATTGGTCACATTCTCAAACAATTGGTGATATTTTTGAACAATTT acACTTTACTTAAAAGTTTATACTCAATATGTTAAAGAGTATAGTATTTTCTTTGAagcaattaataatttacgtAAAAGTAATACTAAATTCGAATCATTTATAGttgaaaaagaatataatgataattataaatcaattggaacttatttaattttaccaattCAAAGAATTCCAAGAtatactttattattaact gaattattaaaaaatacatgGAGTGATCATttagattataataatttacaattatcattaaaaaagatgCAAGAGGTTGCATTATatgtaaatgaaaaaaagagaGAGGCAGAGAATATTGCAAAAGTAACAGagattcaaaataatttcattggtaaatttgaaaacCTTGCTGAACCACATAGAAGATTTGTATTTGAAGGTCATCTAAGTGTTATTGGTCCAGGTGGTAAAGAATCACAAAGagtagtttatttatttaatgacgTTTTAATTAGTACAAAACCAATTACAAGTGGTTTAGTAAAGAAAAAAGTCTCTTTAAAAGTTAAAGAGTCAATTAGAATGAATTTGGTtacaataaaatcaaaatcaaataataataataataataatatagaaaatagcgaaaataataataataataatagtaataataatatagcgaataataatacaccaacgaaaatatcatcaacaccaaaatcatcatcagcaTCATCTTTATTAAGTAATTCGACACCAtcttcaccatcaccatcaacaaccAACACTACAACGAATACACCacaaccaacaccaacaccaatatcattatcatcatcaatgcCATCACAAccaacaaaaccaacaacatTGAAACCAGTACCACCACCAAGATCACAAGCAACTTTTAATGTTACTTCACCAACACCAaatccaacaacaacaaatccaacaacaacaaatccaacaacaacaaatccaacaacaacaacaacaacaacaacaaataaaccAACAATTGGTGTtaaaacatcatcatcatcaataacAATATCAAGTACAAATAAAGAAGTTGTTGAATCAACAAAACCAAGATCATCAACGACTgttgtaaataatagtacaaatattaatattcatAATCAAATTAGACAACCAACACCAATTGCATCAGTAACGGCATCAAGTTCACAAGAGAGATTAATCATTGAGGAGAAgatgaaaaaacaaaatcaaaccattgaattaattgatactTTTGGTACTTgtgtattaaaattattatgttCATCAGTTAAAGAGAAAGATCAATGGGTaagtgaaattaaaaaagtttatgaagatttagataataagaaaattataaatgatGAAGCAATGAAAAGATCACAAGAAAGAGCAGGTCTTGCTAAAGCTGCCTTATCACAACAATATGCTACTTTACGTGTTAAAGGTAGATTATGTGAtttaaatactttaaaaaCTAGTATAAATCAAGAAGAAgatggtagtaataatagtaatagtaataatagtagtattaataatagtccaacaacatcatcaccaattgtaaatagtgttaatggtagtggtagtggtagtggtggtggtggcggTAGTGAACAACAGGATGGTTCTACAAGTaatacaacaaatacaagTGGTGAAAGAGAATTTAATGTTTTAAGAAGACAAACTTTATCAGCAAGAAGATCTCAAAATAATGCAACACCACCCCCACCACAATCACAATCTACCACTACTGCCaataccaacaccaccactaccaatgATAGTGCAAGTGATCATAGTGATACtgatgaaaagaaaaatgaaaaatcacATTCTAAAACTGGTACAGGTTGGTTCTCATCTttaagaaagaaaaagaaacatCCAAGTATTCAAGACACTTTTGGTCTAGATACTTCACCAATTACACCTTCCGATATAAAATCTTCtacctcaacaacaacaccaccaacttcaacttcaacttcaactCCTCCACAATCAAACACTGTAATTTTAAAGCAAGATAACTTGTAG
- the stkA gene encoding GATA zinc finger domain-containing protein 1, whose translation MMGEFHTQFQQIKQNNINNNNNNNNNNSNNNNNFDPITSLTNNNNNKIISPLNSNRQQPNSNTNNNSNNKNNNKSNLLDIILDNNNLENNIDNNNNNNNNNNNNNNNNNNNNSKSIINLIDNNNNNNKNNNNNNNNNNILKIPIDYTPVDKNTESIFKGFSPFSFKQQQPIDTSDQQQKETKKLQLNINSNNKNNNNIINNSNNNNNINNIESNNNNLNSASTSPIPTPTSLTAVSVPSSSPLPSPTSPNTILQSPTTTTTTTTTTSNSSVSPQPTQINKTDKYLLPMSAPRSCEFCGSSQTPTWRRGPSGKGSLCNACGIKWRLKGKDGIFKPSQKQQNRQKPIMSAQKQPKQQQNQPQQQQPQQPQQPQQPQQQNQQQNQQQSIQSQPQQRQNNHLILNQQTINQHLQMLSKQHQQQASQSMFQQQQLHNNQHSNDSNYNSYNNNNNNNNNNYSQHEQLPPISSYNSMNNNNNSNNSNNNNNNNNYSQIPQYGSDDNVSVPNQSPDSYKPSKKRKPEFIHTDTSGNPIEFEKGYYCKYCKKTWPQSSFRNSQQFGAHCSNCSRKPKGELEELISIKKKLSKKKSKEGNYYQEEDGAVPYWDMNRYNNNNNNNNGINNNNNNNNNNNNNNSNNNGSYNNNNSNNNNNNNRIEPIVNNNINNFNSINNNNSNNNNNNNSTSQNAPLLQRLIHVVENQLLEPNELSSIREDIDIMKNDLILRKKKRIAQLNDLKQKANNDVQILKANIEKGSNQRSNESKSFITDLKQEIDKRLNQYTHIYIPPDHHLVPSSTNYLSIDSLQNSSSSNNYGTIHNSNNNNNNNNNNNKRSLVNLSPELIHSPLKKPMVGGYRDEQGMKHFSIDGDNLSLPSIS comes from the exons ATGATGGGGGAATTTCATACacaatttcaacaaataaaacaaaataatataaataataataataataataataataataatagtaataataataataattttgatccAATAACATCactaacaaataataataataataaaattatttcaccattaaattcaaatcgtcaacaaccaaattcaaatacaaataataatagtaataataaaaataataataaatcaaatcttTTAGATATTATATtagacaataataatttagaaaataatattgataataataataataataataataataataataataataataataataataataataataatagtaaatcaataattaatttaatagataataataataataataataaaaataataataataataataataataataatattttaaaaatacccATTGATTATACTCCTGTCGATAAAAATACAGAGTCCATTTTTAAAGGTTTTTCGCCATTTAGttttaaacaacaacaaccaatagACACATcagatcaacaacaaaaagaaactaaaaaacttcaattaaatataaatagtaataacaaaaataataataatattattaataatagtaataataataataacattaataatatcgaaagtaataacaataatttaaattcagcATCTACATCACcaataccaacaccaacatcatTAACAGCAGTTAGTGTTCCATCAAGTTCTCCATTACCATCGCCTACTTCACCAAATACTATTTTACAATCgccaacaactacaacaactacaactacaacaacctCAAATTCATCCGTTTCTCCTCAACCAactcaaataaataaaactgatAAATATTTACTTCCAATGAGTGCACCAAGAAGTTGTGAATTTTGTGGCTCATCACAAACCCCAACATGGAGAAGAGGTCCATCTGGCAAAGGTTCATTATGTAATGCCTGTGGTATTAAATGGAGATTAAAAGGTAAAGACGGTATTTTCAAGCCAtcacaaaaacaacaaaatcgtCAAAAACCAATTATGTCTGCTCAAAAACaaccaaaacaacaacaaaaccaaccacaacaacaacaaccacaacaaccacaacaacctcaacaacctcaacaacaaaatcaacaacaaaatcaacaacaatctattcaatcacaaccacaacagAGACAAAATaaccatttaattttaaatcaacaaaCAATTAACCAACATCTTCAAATGTTAAGtaaacaacatcaacaacaagctTCCCAATCAATgttccaacaacaacaacttcataATAACCAACATAGTAATGATAGTAATTATAATTcttataacaataacaataataataacaataacaattaCTCACAACATGAACAATTACCACCAATTTCTTCTTATAAttcaatgaataataataataatagtaataatagtaataataacaataacaataataattattcacAAATTCCACAATATGGTAGTGATGATAATGTATCAGTTCCAAATCAATCACCAGATTCTTATAAGCCatctaaaaaaagaaagcCAGAATTTATCCATACCGACACCTCTGGCAatccaattgaatttgaaaaaggaTACTATTGtaaatattgtaaaaaaacTTGGCCTCAATCATCATTTAGAAATAGTCAACAATTTGGTGCTCATTGTAGTAATTGCTCCAGAAAACCAAAAGGTGAACTTGAAGAATTAAtctcaattaaaaagaaactctctaaaaagaaatcaaaagaaGGAAACTATTATCAAGAAGAAGATGGGGCTGTACCATATTGGGATATGAAtagatataataataataataataataataatggcattaataataataataataataataataataataataataataatagtaataataatggttcttataacaataataatagtaataataacaataacaataatagaaTTGAACCTATTGTAAATAAcaacattaataattttaatagcattaataataataatagtaataataataataataataattcgaCCTCTCAAAATGCTCCATTACTTCAAAGATTAATTCATGTTgttgaaaatcaattattagaaCCAAATGAATTAAGTTCAATAAGAGAAGATATtgat ataatgaaaaatgatttaattttaagaaagaaaaagagaattgcacaattaaatgatttaaaacaaaaagcAAATAATGATGTTCAAATTTTGAAagcaaatattgaaaaaggaTCCAATCAACGTTCTAATGAGTCCAAGTCTTTCATCACCGACTTAAAACAAGAAATCGATAAGAGACTCAATCAATACACCCATATATATATCCCACCTGACCATCACTTGGTACCATCTTCAACAAACTATCTAAGTATTGATAGTTTACAAAATTCTTcctcttcaaataattatgGAACCATCCATAAtagcaacaacaataacaataacaataataacaataacaaaagATCACTTGTTAATTTATCCCCTGAACTTATTCATTCTCCATTAAAGAAACCAATGGTTGGTGGTTATCGTGATGAACAAGGAATGAaacatttttcaattgatggtgataatttatctttaccatcaatttcataa